The window GCAGATGGCGGAAGCGATCCTCCGCCATCTGTCCCGCGGGGCGGTGGAGGTCGAGAGCGCCGGGAGCGATCCGCGGGCCCAGATCAACCCGTTCGCCCGCGAGGCGGTGAAGAAGGTCTTCGGCCTCGACATGGACGGGCAGCGCCCGAAGTCGATGAACGATTTCGTGTCGCAGAAGTTCGACTACGTGATCACGGTGTGCGACCGCGCGGCGGAATCCTGCCCGACGTTTCCGGGCGCGC is drawn from Thermoanaerobaculia bacterium and contains these coding sequences:
- a CDS encoding arsenate reductase ArsC; the protein is MDRPRVLFLCTGNSARSQMAEAILRHLSRGAVEVESAGSDPRAQINPFAREAVKKVFGLDMDGQRPKSMNDFVSQKFDYVITVCDRAAESCPTFPGA